Proteins co-encoded in one Gossypium arboreum isolate Shixiya-1 chromosome 11, ASM2569848v2, whole genome shotgun sequence genomic window:
- the LOC108471886 gene encoding receptor-like protein EIX2: MTTPLPISLFHFLLLIAAVCFAICHANSNVRCIHSEREALLKFKNDLIDPSNSLSSWMEGGDCCEWSGVVCHNSTGHVHKLHLAAPLSPYEQSALRGKINPSLLELEHLSFLDLSNNNFSSIHIPKFLGMLVNLMYLNLSFARFQGEIPHNLGNLTKLQYLDLRSNERGDIKATSLQWISGLSSLQYLDLSESDLSKATNWLQVTFKHPSLLELHLSNCDLEDDPSSISVNSSKSLLVLDLSGNSLSSVSKSIFSLHGLVSIDLRSCSLEGTIPDYFGNISFLEVLDLSLNHLNSSIPNSLYSLNHLRFLDLSYNEIEQDISEILQGLSRCCLGSLDSLNMESNQLSGHLTDQLGQFKNLAYLSLALNKIFGPIPLSIGELSSLYFFDVSENQLSGQIPLSIGELSSLKFFDVTDNQLNGTFPPCFGQLESLEILQFGYNLLEGVVLETHFSNLTRLTYLFGSQNMLRFEPNSSWIPPFQCQNLYLGHWHLGPKFPQWLKFQKKLSYLDISDARISDFVPTWFLNLPTQFYYLNLSCNQLTGGISYLNVTTTIDLSANRFTGPLPRVLSTLGMLILSNNSFSGSLFELVCNSSLTGMSALFIDTNLLTGEIPDCWKYWEYFSYLNLANNSLTGKIPPTLGYTNPCMLNLRNNSMFGELPSTLQNSSRLLMLDLSENHFSGSVPAWIGDKLSKLVVLSLRSNNFDGHIPRKICDLQFLQILDLAHNNISGVIPKCFNNLSAMVTTNKTNSKFSSWYFVDSLIYLKELLVLKGREDEYGTTLGLVTSMDLSVNRLKRAIPKEIGSLVGLLSLNFSGNLLTGNIPDNIGNMKLMESLDLSMNRLNGEIPPSFSKLNFLNHFNVSYNNLTGQIPTSTQLQSFENLSYVGNHLCGPPLTKNCTSKSIPTNGANNGRNSEGSKVNWLYVSIILGFVMGFWGVVAPLFFIRYWRIAYYRKLDHIYGKLYGFWATICM, translated from the coding sequence ATGACAACTCCTCTTCCAATTTCCTTATTCCATTTTCTTCTTCTCATCGCCGCTGTCTGTTTTGCCATTTGTCATGCCAATTCCAACGTACGATGCATTCATAGTGAGAGAGAAGCTCTTTTGAAATTCAAGAATGATCTTATTGATCCTTCAAACAGCCTATCTTCATGGATGGAAGGTGGGGATTGCTGTGAATGGAGTGGTGTCGTCTGCCATAACTCAACTGGCCACGTCCACAAACTGCACTTGGCTGCTCCTCTTTCACCTTACGAGCAGTCAGCCCTAAGAGGCAAAATAAATCCTTCACTGCTGGAGTTGGAGCATCTCAGTTTCCTGGACTTGAGCAATAACAATTTTAGCAGCATACATATCCCGAAATTTTTGGGTATGCTGGTGAATTTAATGTATCTTAACCTCTCTTTTGCACGATTCCAGGGAGAAATTCCTCATAACCTTGGGAATCTCACAAAGTTGCAGTATCTTGATCTTCGAAGTAATGAACGGGGCGATATTAAAGCGACAAGTCTTCAATGGATTTCTGGACTTTCTTCCTTGCAGTACCTTGATTTGAGTGAGTCGGATCTCTCTAAAGCAACTAATTGGCTACAGGTAACATTCAAACATCCTTCTTTGTTAGAGTTGCACTTGTCAAATTGTGATTTAGAAGATGATCCATCTTCGATCAGTGTTAATTCTTCAAAATCACTGCTCGTTCTTGATCTTTCTGGGAACAGCTTATCTTCAGTATCCAAGTCAATATTTAGCCTTCATGGTCTTGTGTCCATTGATCTTAGATCCTGTTCTTTGGAAGGAACAATTCCAGATTACTTTGGGAACATCTCGTTTCTTGAAGTTCTTGATCTTAGTTTGAATCATCTCAATTCATCCATACCCAATTCCTTGTATAGTTTAAACCATCTCCGATTTCTTGATCTTTCGTATAATGAAATTGAGCAAGACATATCAGAAATCCTACAGGGTTTGTCTAGATGTTGTTTGGGTTCCTTAGATTCATTGAATATGGAATCTAATCAACTTTCTGGTCATTTAACTGATCAACTTGGCCAGTTTAAAAATCTAGCTTACCTGTCCCttgctctaaacaaaatttttGGTCCCATTCCATTGTCGATAGGGGAGTTATCATCTTTGTATTTCTTTGATGTTTCAGAAAATCAATTAAGTGGTCAAATTCCATTGTCTATAGGGGAGTTATCATCTTTGAAGTTCTTTGATGTTACAGATAATCAGTTAAATGGtacttttcctccatgttttggACAACTGGAAAGTTTGGAAATTCTGCAATTTGGGTATAATCTATTGGAAGGGGTTGTATTAGAAACTCATTTTTCTAATCTCACGAGATTGACTTATTTATTTGGGTCACAGAACATGCTTAGATTTGAACCAAACTCAAGTTGGATTCCCCCCTTTCAATGTCAAAATCTTTATTTGGGTCACTGGCATCTTGGCCCAAAGTTTCCCcaatggttaaagtttcaaaagaAGTTGAGTTACTTAGATATCTCCGATGCAAGAATTTCAGATTTTGTGCCCACTTGGTTTTTGAACCTTCCAactcaattttattatttaaatcttTCCTGTAATCAACTTACCGGAGGGATTTCATATTTGAATGTAACAACCACTATTGACTTGAGTGCAAACCGCTTTACAGGTCCATTGCCAAGAGTACTCTCAACTTTAGGGATGTTAATTTTGTCAAATAATTCATTTTCAGGATCTCTTTTTGAATTAGTTTGTAATTCATCATTAACGGGGATGTCAGCTCTTTTCATTGATACAAATCTACTGACTGGAGAAATTCCAGACTGTTGGAAGTATTGggaatatttttcttatttaaatttagcaaacaacagTTTGACAGGGAAAATCCCACCTACTTTGGGATATACAAATCCTTGTATGTTAAACCTTCGAAACAATAGCATGTTTGGAGAATTACCCTCCACATTGCAAAATTCTAGTAGATTACTTATGCTTGATCTTAGTGAAAATCATTTCAGTGGAAGTGTACCAGCATGGATTGGTGATAAGCTCTCGAAACTTGTGGTTCTAAGCCTTCGATCAAATAACTTTGATGGTCATATTCCTCGTAAAATTTGTGAtcttcaatttcttcaaatcttGGACCTTGCCCACAACAACATTTCTGGAGTTATTCCAAAATGTTTCAATAATTTAAGTGCAATGGTCACAACAAACAAAACCAATAGTAAATTTTCTTCGTGGTATTTCGTTGATTCCTTaatatatttgaaagaattattgGTGTTGAAAGGACGAGAGGATGAATATGGTACTACACTAGGACTTGTTACTAGTATGGACCTTTCGGTTAATAGACTCAAAAGAGCGATCCCTAAAGAAATTGGTAGTCTCGTTGGACTATTGTCTTTAAATTTTTCTGGGAATCTCTTAACAGGAAATATACCAGACAATATTGGCAACATGAAGTTAATGGAATCTCTTGATTTGTCCATGAATCGACTAAATGGTGAAATCCCTCCAAGTTTCTCTAAATTGAATTTCTTGAATCACTTCAATGTGTCCTACAACAACTTGACAGGACAAATCCCAACAAGCACTCAGCTTCAGAGCTTTGAAAACTTATCTTACGTGGGCAATCATCTTTGCGGACCTCCTCTCACTAAGAATTGCACCTCAAAAAGCATTCCAACTAATGGTGCAAATAATGGAAGAAACAGTGAAGGAAGTAAAGTGAATTGGCTTTATGTAAGCATAATTCTTggctttgtaatgggattttggggtGTAGTGGCTCCCTTGTTTTTCATTAGGTATTGGAGGATTGCATACTATCGAAAGCTGGACCATATCTATGGTAAACTGTATGGGTTTTGGGCTACTATTTGTATGTAG